In Juglans microcarpa x Juglans regia isolate MS1-56 chromosome 1S, Jm3101_v1.0, whole genome shotgun sequence, the genomic stretch CATTAAAATTAGAGAAGAGAGTCATCCCAAGGGCTCGGTTTTGTATAAAAGTTccgatattttatttaagaggtATTTCAGAGGGTGCTATTGGATTCGAAGAAGCTTATTATCCTTTTGTTTACCTCTGAGCACCATTGTGTACTGGTAGATTGACAGCAGACATGCTAGAGTCCTTGTTGATGAAGATTAAGGGTGGGAAGTTAGTACTCATTAAGCATGCTTTGTCTAATATGCCTATCTATTTACTGTTAATTCTGAATATCTCAAGAAAGATCACGTAGGAAGTATTAGTTGCTGTTAATTCTGAATATCCCTAGAAAGGTCATGCAGGAATTATCCAAGTTATTTTCTGACTTATTCTGAGGAGATGCTCATAggaaggttaaaaaaaaaaaaaaagtggatttcGTGGGAAAAGATTTGTAAATCAGTAGAGGAAGGGGGTTTGGGGATTAAGGATTTGAGTGAAGTGAGAAGGCTCTTCATATGAAGTTGCATGAAAGGTTCTGCATGTATTCTTCTTGGTTTGATTCTAGTTTTTGGAGATCCTTTTCTGGTCTGATTAAAGAGGTTTTGAGAGGTACAATGTGGAGGATAATGAGAATCGACGATTTAGTTAGTGAGATGTGGAATTCTCAACTGTACAAGTGTTAGTTGGGGAGGCATTGGCTGCTCAATTGATATCTAAACATGTGAAAATAACTTCTGGAAAATAGATACCAATCTGGACTGCTGCTAAGATGGCTCCTTTTCAACAAGGTTTTCTTGGCAGCTGGATAGAAATGATGGACAGACTTTTATACATGGGTGTGGTTCAGATCCTCTCTAAAAATTTCTACTTTCATTTGGATAAGtttcttcaaatgaaaaatcatttgAGACTATAAGTCAGCAATGGTTTCTTCGCATCTAAATGCAACTGATGTGAAGAATATGGGGAAGATTCTCTTGATCATCTGCTAAGTAATAATAGTTATGCTGCTTATGTAAGGAAGTTTTTATCTAATATGCTGGGTATCAGGTTTTATTCAACCCCTTCTTGGTTGTCTCAACTGTCCATGTGGTTTCAAGATCTTCACGTGTGGGTATGATGGTGGTGGGTTTTACCTTCTAATATCAGTTGGTGATCAGAAACAAAGAAGCTACCTTGGATGTTGCGAAGGGACGTTTTAGGGCCATGAAGTGAGCATATTTGTATAACCTGTCCACAACCACCATGATGATCGAATATCCCATTTTATGCAAATCGCATTGAAGCTATGCCGAACTACCAAATAAAAAGAGTGTATTTTTGTGCTTCCTTGGTTCACGCTTGCTTTGTTCTTAATCAGTTATTCGATTTTTACAATGAAAATGAAGAATGCAACAATCCTCATCTTATAATTTGATGTTCACAACAGTATTACATGTACCTAACTGGGTGCAAAGGAAAACTTATGGGGAAGGCGCAAGAGATTTTCCTGTAATCTTGGCCTTTTTATTCTTACAACTGGTTCAGATTACAGCCAGTATCGTGTGTGTAATGAACAATATCGATTTGGATATTCGGAGCAGCAATCATAACATTATAAGGACGAACAACACAAGAACAAAGAGAGTATGATACAGATTCCCGGCACAATCAAGCTGAAGCTAAGAGGGTGGAATAGTGGGGAGaattacaattataataacagTACAACAACCATATCATGACTCATTAAACTTCTACAATCTCATCCAATGCATAGTTATTTGTGGATACATTTGCATAGTTAACTTTGTTGAACCGAACCACCACTGGGTAGCGAGTCTTTGGGTCCTGTGATACACATTATTTCCATAGAGAGAGTCAAATACTTATGCTTAATTTgtaatgttgaaaaaaaaaaaaaaaaaaaagagtaacatTGAAGGGAAAAGAAAGGCAGAGCACAGACCTGGTCGACAGCTACCACAGATCCAATGCCATTGTACCAGTAAGACTCTCTCCTAAGAATCTTAACCTGTGCAGTGAAAGTAATGCTTTCATTCACTTTTGTTGCCCAGATTATACATGTAAAAGATGATGGGAAGAGGTACCGGTcacgtttggatagtgatatgaaataagatggttttagatgaaagttgaataaaatattattagaatattattattgatttgagatttaaaaaagttgaattgtttattatattttgcgcgataatttaaaaagttgtaacgatgagatcagatgaaacacttttactatccaaacaagcctaAAACTTGTGAAATGGAAACAAATAACTTTGACTTAGCCAATTCTACTAGTCCCTGATAGTAGGATATATAATCACAAGTATTATGAGACGTTTTTGCTTCTCAAGATTGCACTTTTCTTAAAGCTGCCTCTTCTTTGTGGCAATTTGcttatgtattttcttttgaaaatcgATCAATTTGAAAATATCCAATATGCTATGAatcctttttcccaaaattgaATTCCTTCTTACAACAAACTGAGCTGCTACCGTACCACCGGGTCTTCAAAATATGCAAACTTCAACTCTTCCAACCAAGTGGGAGTTGGAAAGGTTATGTCTGCTAAGGAAACAGAACCTTCAATGCCATCCCTCCTAGACAAGGCACCAACCACCTTATTTTCAACTCCCTTTTTATATTCATGGAAAACTCAAACCTGAGCAATTTGGATACCCATCTATGCTGTGCAGGAGTACCAATCTGTTGTTCTAGATAATACTTCAAACTTTGATGATCAACCACTAAGGAAATAGGGTCTCCATTTATTTATTGCTATGACCAAGGCTagtaattctttttcataagtggaTAATTGCAAGTTTCTACCTTTTAATGCTTGACTGTGAAAAACTAAGGGTCTTTGATCCTGCATCAAAACAACCCCCACTCCTCTCCCACATGCATCACACTCAATCACAAAGACTTTAGGGTTAACACTGGTGGTTTTGTCACTGTCATCTTAAGTTGATTGAATAATTCAATTGCTGCTTCAATCCACAAGAAGACATTTTTTAACAAGGCAGTCAAAGGATCAGCTAATTGCCCATAGCCTTTAATAAACTTCCTATATAAACTTGTTAGCCCCAAGAAGCCTCCCAATGACTTGAAATTCTTAGGGACTGACTAGCTTAACATAGACTCAGTGCATTTTTGGGATTATGGTGGAAAATATAGCTTATAGCTTTATggcttataacttataacttaagtaataagttctactattaaaaagttatttattgtttggtaatcatatatttaaaacactttcaaacatattatgtttgtttggaaacaaattaaaaaaatgttttgaggtagaaattatgattatttgaatttctaAAGATTATAAccatatttttgaaagtttgaaacttataattaattatcttaaaGTTATATGGATATTTTCGTCCATTGAGAGTTATTTCTAAATTCGAATTACGTTTTGCATTATTCGAAAAAGTACTTTTGAGATTATAATtgctttaatatgtaacatcTAAATaacctaaattttttttattaaaaagcttTTAAGACTATTTAAGCCTTTTAAAGACTTCTACCGCGATTTTAAAGCTTCTTAGGATCAGCCCTCACCTCTTTCTTAGATATCAAATGACCCAAATACTCGATTTCAGAACATGCAAACTTACATTTTGATTTCTTAGCAAACAAGTTATGCTTCTCCAAGGTTTGTAACGCAGTACATAAATGTTTCAAATGAGATTGCAAATCCTTGTTTACACAAGGATCTCGtcaaagaaaataatgacaaaGTGCCTTAAGAAAGGCCTGAATACATCATTCATAAGCCCTTAAAATGTAAATGGTGCATGAGTGAGTCCAAATGACATTACAAGAAACTCATAATTACCCTCATGAATTCTAAAAGTTGTTTTATGAAGGTCTTCCtcctttatttgaatttgatgatatCCTAATCTTAAATCCAGCTTAGAGAACACAGCAGAACACAAAAACTCATCTAACAATTCATCCACAACATGCACAGGGTACTTGTCTTTGACAATGACTTCATTCAAGATCCTATAGTTTATGCACATTCTCCATGTACTATCTGTTTTTCTAACCAATAGAACATGAGGAGAAAATGGGGATTGGCTTTGGCCTGATCACCCTAGATTCTAACAATTctctaacaattttttcaatttatggTTTTTGATAATATGGTCATCGATAAGGTCTTATACTAACAGATAGTGTTTCTGATTTTAATGGTACGTGATGGTCTTGAGTCCTTTGTGGAGGTAAATCCTTAGGTTCCTCAAAGAACTTACTAGATTATCCTAGCAACTTAGATATACTCTCACATTCATTAATAACAAGTTCTTGGGACTCACCTGAGACCAGTTGAAGCAAGAGCCCTCTATGCTCCGTTATAGAAAGTCTGGAAATTTCTTTGTCATCAATCAAGTTAGTGCCATTAGCTGTGATCCCTTTCAAACATGTCACCTTGCCTTTGTGAGTGAGTTCCATCCTCAGCTCCACAAAATCTCAAAGAATAGGGCCCAATGATAGTAATCATTGAATTCCTAGAACAACATCACAACCCCTAAAGAAAGTGTAAAGAAGTCAATGACAAATGTGGTGGTACCTTGCATCTGAACGAGAATTGAGTTGCACCTTCCTTTAGTTGACAGTACCTCACTATTAGCTACCTTCACCTTGATTGAATGAGAGTTCTCTATCAACAAACTACACTTAAAAGCTACTGAAGTATCCACAAAGTTATGAGTACTTCTAGTATCTACTAAGATTACTATCCTTTTGCTTTTCAACCGCCCCACTACTCTCATTGTTTTAGGGTTTGGTGTACCTACCATAGCCTATAGTGAGATTGAATCAATCTCCATAGTTTCTTCAACAACTGCTTCTAACACGGCTGACTATCAGAGGAGAAAGTTTTGCGATTTGAACATTAGCTCTCTAAATACGAAGAGTTACTGTTCatccataaataattttttgtaaatattttagcctaaccaataaaacaaattcttcttccaatcatcattttctctcatgTTCATATTTGTGagagttgaaatttgaaaaaaaaaaatctcaccatTGAGATTatccaattttattgatcatttgtgaaatatgattttttaaaatattattgttacaaaagcactgatttttaaaatattatcgttTTGAGAGATaaggagtttaaaaaaaattcaatatagatgaaaaattgaaaacatgggtacaacaaataattaactaatcacaaaaatgttaaaaaaaaggtaaaagaatTTCTCACTCTTTCCTTGAAAGACAAAAAATGAGTAATTAAATATGTATAGAGAAATGAgtagaaaaaatagtaaagaaagaatatttaatagaatagagaaaaaattgaaattgagacTTGTgaggttttgaaaaaatcaaaaaaatttaagaaaaaataatttttagctaaaattttaaaaaaagaatttgttcAGACAAGTGAGAAAACAACTGTCTGCaaactaatataatattataacgcGAGGGTTATGGTTTCACTTCAGACTCAGTTCCACCGGTGAAGATTGAAAATTTTGCTTTCACTCAGCCAAAGAAGATATTTGCCTCTGAAGAATAGGTGAGTTTCTTTTCTCACTACCTGAATTTCAAAAcccatgttttattttctctgcaaAACCTTACGAAATGGGAGATATGCTAATGCAACTCCCCTACCAATACACAAACTGGGTTTTCTGCAGCCTCCATCTTTATCTTTGAAATACATCTCAAGCACTTCCGATCAACAACCTTTCGCAGTCTCATACCTCATAAACGCACTTGGATTGTCCCCAGAAGTTGCTGTATCCGCTTCCAGATATGTTAGCTTCGAAACCCCAGAGAAAGCAGACTCCGTGATTAACTTTTTCAAGAGCCTTGCATTCTCTGAAACCCAGATCTCGAACCTTGTCAGAAGACTCCCCACGGTGCTTTTGTCTGATACTAATAAaaccctttttcccaaaattgaATTCTTTGCCTCTAAAGGCATTTCAAGACTTGACCTTGCCAAAATGTTATCTGGGTGCCCTGCTCTTCTTAAAAGaagcttagaaaaaaaaatcatcccgtCCTTCGATTTCTTTAAAGATTTGCTTCAGTCTGAGGACAAGACCGTTCAAGCAATAAAACGATTTCCGGGTATACTTGTATTTGATCTTGAAACTTGTGTGGCACCTAATATCAATACACTGAGAGAGAACGGAGTGCCTGAGTGCCACATTCTTACTCTACTTAAATACCAGCCTAGATCTCTCATGGTCAATCCAGTTCGGTTTAGAGAGATTATAAAGGAAGTAAATGAAATAGGATTCAATCCTTCGAGGTTGAAATTTTCTCTTGCGGTATTTGCTTTCCGAGCAATGACCAAATCAACATGGGAAAGCAAGGTTGATGTTTACAAGAAATGGGGTTGGTCTGAGGATGAGGTTTTTGTGGCATTTAAAAGACATCCATGGTGCATGATGGCTTCTAAAGATAAGATTATGGGGGTAATGGATTTTTTTGTCAACAAGATGAGTTTGGAGCCTTCGGTTGTTTTCAAACGCCCGTCACTTGTTTCTCTTAGCTTGGAAAAGCGATTGATTCCTAGGGGTTTGGTTGTTCAAGTTTTGTTCGCCAAAGGTTTGGTGAAGAAGGATATTAGCATGTCTTCATTGTTTGAATGCCCTGATGAGACGTTTCTGAGGAAGTTTGTCATGCCTCACAAGGAGGGAGCTTCTGAACTCTTGAAGCTATACAGAGAGGACGTCAGATCTTTGGAGATGAAAAGATAATAGAGGGCGTACAAGGCAGATAATGGGTTGAAATAATTGTAGATGGCTTCATCATAATGTCACCTTGTTGAATTTACTCAATACACTTTGATTCGTTGCTCTTGAAGCTGTGCTTTGTGAttaattctttctttatatGCTGGCACACCTCCGCTACTAGTTTCATTGGGAACTTTTGCTAAATGCGAATAACCTGTGGAAATTTTGCCActtcaattatattttctttgatcCTGTTGCGTTACAAAGGCATCTAGCTCCCTGATAAATGCTATTTTTATGCGATTGTGTATTGCTCAATAATGTTGTGGTGCTGGTTCAATTTGGTAATGCTCTGTTTTGTGCATTGAGATATACTGCCCAACgacattttttttgttaatttccaACGCATTTTGTTTGACCTATTGGTGcaaattttttcattattttcaggGTTGTACTAGTTTtcgattatttatttatcttttcaatTCACTGAACCATAGCATGATGCCTATCCAGAATGCCTTTGCTTGTTCAGATGGTTACAGTAAAGATCAGCATAGAGCAGATGAACTTCTTTTATTATACAGAGggaaaaaattgcagaaaaacACTTTCACTGTGAAGGGTAGGAGAGTGACTATGGGGGGTTTGTTTGAGAATTCACTGAATTGGTCAGCTGttattttgggttttaattttttcttcttgccaaatattttaaaatacagaAGGTTTGTACTTGGCAATTCAGTGTTTATAATTAGTGTATATGTGTGTTgtagagaaattaatactccaTTCTGAATGATAGACAAACTggataaaagtttaaactggTTCAAAATTGCTCATTGGGAATTATAGTTGATCTTGTTTTGAACCAAATCTATTGCTTATTGCTTTTCCAAATGTCGTACGCTTCTTCTTTCATTAAAATTAGAGAAGAGAGTCATCCCAAGGGCTCGGTTTTGTATAAAAGTTCCGATATGAAAAGCTTTATTTAAGAGGTATTTCAGAGGGTGCTATTGGATTCGAAGAAGCTTATGATCTTTTTGTTTACGTCTGAGCACCATTGTGTACTGGTAGATTGAGAGCAGACATGCTAGAGTCCTTGGTGATGAAGATTAATGGTGGGAAGTTAGTACTCATTAAGCATGCTTTGTCTAATATGCCTATCTATTTACTGTTAATACTGAATATCTCAAGAAAGATCACGAAGGAAGTATTAGTTGCTGTTAATTCTGAATATCCCTAGAAAGGTCATGCAGGAAGTATCCGAGTTATTTTCTGACTTATTCGGAGGAGATGCTCATAggaaggttaaaaaaaaaaaaaaagtggatttcTTGGGAAAAGATTTGCAAATCAGTAGAGGAAGGGGGTTTGGGGATTAAGGATTTGAGTGAAGTGAGAAGGCTCTTCATATGAAATTGCATGAAAGGTTCTGCATGACTCTCCCCTGTGAACGTAGTGTTTTAGAGCCAAGCACTTGCTGGTTTCTCGCCCTTTTCTCATGTATTCTTCTTGGTTTGATTCTAGATTTTGGAGCTCCTTTTCTGGTCTTATTAAAGAGGTTTTGAGAGGTACAATGTGGAGGATAATTAGACCTGACGATTTAATTATTGAGATGTGGAATTCTACTGATTGGAATTCTCAACTGTACAAGTGTTGGTTGGGGAGGCATTGGCTGCTCAATTGATATCTAAACACGTGAAAATAACTTCTGGAAAATAGATACCAATCTGGACTGCTGCTAAGATGGCTCCTTTTCAACAAGGTTTTCTTGGCAGCTGGTGAGAAATGATGGACAGACTTCTATACATGGGTGTGGTTCAGATCCTCTCTAAAAATTTCTACTTTCATTTGGATAAGtttcttcaaatgaaaaatcatttgAGACTATAATTCAGCAATGGTTTCTTCGCATCTAAATGCAACTGATGTGAAGAATATGGGGAAGATTCTCTTGATCATCTGCTAAGTAATAATAGTTATGCTGCTTATGTAAGGAAGTTTCTATCTAATATGCTGGGTATCAGGTTTTATTCAACCCCGTCTTGGTTGTCTCAACTGTCCATGTGGTTTCAACTTCAAGATCGTCACGTGTGGGTATGATGGTGGTGGGTTTTACCTTCTAATATCAGTTGGTGTTTATGGTTGAGAAGATGTGTAGCAAGGAGTCTATAGTTTTGAAGATCAAAGCTTTATTGGCCAACTCTCTGTCAAATGTATCCAGGGCAAAAGTGATAAAAAGGGAtggattctttcatttttcaacatTTAGCTATTGCATGCATAGCTGTACTCATAAAGTGCagattatgaaatgaaaaaggtCAACTGATGGTAGACTAAAATTAAATGTGAATGGTGGTAGCTTTGGAAATCCAGGGATGAATGGAGATGGCGGGATTTCTCAACAAGTTATGGAATTTGTTCTAATAGTTTGGCTGGGGTTTAAGCTATGGGGGATGACTTGACTCCTTGTTTGAAGTTACAACTCTGATTGGCGGACTCACAGGTTGGAAGGGTAAATGATAGAGATACTGGAGGAGCTAATTCCACCGAAACAGCATATTTATACATCGGGAGGTTAATGGAGCTGCAGGCTTTCATGCTAAAATTGGCGCTAATTGTCTAAGCATGGGCCTGTTTTATGCTATGGAACTCCCTAAATAAATCAAGGGGATTCTGGTTGTGGTTAAAACTTGGAAGCTTCTGAGCTGTTGAAGCTATAcgagaaaaaaaatggatcttTCAGAGATGTGGGAAGAGATGGAAATATGTAGTGGGCAAGAGTGAGATGAAGAAGTTGCAGCCCAGATAACGAATCCAACAGTGTAGAATACTTTGGTGTTAATCTTGCAATAGTCAAAACTAATGATTATTTGCCAAATGGGGCTGGCAATTATATCTTTCAACACAACTTGCCCAAAGTCTATTGTTATATGCAATTTCTGTTTATGGGAGGCCTGGTCAAGATGAAATATTCGGGTAACTTGTCTGTTTTGATGATCCTGAAATATTCTTCTTCCTGCAGGATTGCATGAAATGTTACGAGGAAGCTACTTAGAGATTATAGACTTGGCTGAAACTATTCTAAATGGTGATACAAAATATAAGCCCCAAGAGTTTGGCATGTTggatttttaagaaaacatgaaaaaatggAGAAGATATGGAACTAGATGGGGATAACATTCCCACATTTAGAATCTAAATGGGTCAATAACATTCCCACATTGGCTAAAGCGTATATAAAACCAAATTATGCAATGGGTTTTCTCACATGCCTAAAATGTAAAGGATTCATCATCAGGATGTTGGGCGGTTCCACATTCTGAAGGGTGTTTGTGTGCAACGATTTTTGTATCAAAGGCTTAAAATGGGCGAACGTGTTCTTCTTCATAGGATTATCTGATGGCTAGGTTACATCCTTGAGAGATCTAAGGCACCTGACACCTCTGCCCTCGAATG encodes the following:
- the LOC121246730 gene encoding transcription termination factor MTERF6, chloroplastic/mitochondrial-like; translation: MFYFLCKTLRNGRYANATPLPIHKLGFLQPPSLSLKYISSTSDQQPFAVSYLINALGLSPEVAVSASRYVSFETPEKADSVINFFKSLAFSETQISNLVRRLPTVLLSDTNKTLFPKIEFFASKGISRLDLAKMLSGCPALLKRSLEKKIIPSFDFFKDLLQSEDKTVQAIKRFPGILVFDLETCVAPNINTLRENGVPECHILTLLKYQPRSLMVNPVRFREIIKEVNEIGFNPSRLKFSLAVFAFRAMTKSTWESKVDVYKKWGWSEDEVFVAFKRHPWCMMASKDKIMGVMDFFVNKMSLEPSVVFKRPSLVSLSLEKRLIPRGLVVQVLFAKGLVKKDISMSSLFECPDETFLRKFVMPHKEGASELLKLYREDVRSLEMKR